The region ACATCCGCGCGCCTTGTCCGTATCCTTTGGAAACAAAGAAACGGTTGTTTCCAAGTGAATGCACTTGGGAACATGTCGCGTTGCCATGCGAGCTTCCAGGCCATTCCAGCGCCCAAAGCTCGTCTCCCGTTGACGGATCGTGCCCGGTGATGTTGGCTTCGTTGATGCTGACGATCTGATCTTTTCCGTCAACTTGAACAACGCTTGGCGAGGCGTAGCTGATTTGCTCGTGACCGCCAAGCCAGACTTTTTCGCCAGTTGCGGCATCGAATGCGACAAGCGAAGCCATAGCCTCACGATCGTTTACATCAGCTCCCCCGGCCGGAATGATCACAATTTTTCGATCTTCCAGCTCATACCCAAGAGGACTGTTCGCTCGTCCCCAAGCGATGTTGGCCGATTCAACCTCAGGTGAAACGCCAAACATTTCCTTGAGATCATGCTGCCAAATGACTTCGCCTGTTTGTCGATTGAGGCAGCGGAAGATGCCTGTCGCACCGGAAGCATAAACCTTCCCGTCGAAGAGCAGGGGAGTACACCGGGGCCCGACATATCCCATGACGGTGTAGTGCCGTGCATCGACGCCGGATCCCCAAATCGGTTCTCCGGTCTTCATGTCGTAGCACGTCACCAGCTCTTCACTGTCACGCTGCTCCATTGTGTAGATACGACCATCGAGCGCAGCGAAGCCTGACCATCCAGCACCGATTGGAATCCGCCAGAGTTCCTCAAGCGGAAACTTTGTCCAGTCTGTTTGAATGGTTGGCCCCGGCAATCGATTATTTCGGTCCGGCCCCAGAAATTGAGGAAACGCCTTGGGATCTTCTTCAACGGTCAGTCCGGCGACGTCGTTATCTGATGTCTCAGTTGCTGAAAATGCATCCAACTTTTGATCGGGCGCCTTACCAAATCGATATCCAAAGCGTGGAATCATTTCGCCTGAGACACCCTGGATTTTAAAAACGGCGAAGAATGCTCCGACAGCGATCACGATAATGGTCAAAGGAACGAAACGCACGCGGCCAGACCAACTGCTACGGAAGGTGAACCACATCAAGGGAATGAAGCAGAAAAAGAACCCGCCGATTAACGCCATCAAGTTGCATATTGCAGGGTCACGGAGAAACCAAATCGTATCGTAGGCAGCGGCTAGTGGCCCATCACCCAAGATTCTCCCAAAGAATCCGACGACACCAATCAGCAAAAATACACCAGCCAACATCCATGTCCGCGGAGGTGGGAAATAATGCACGGATGTCGTTTGAGCAGCTTCTTTATCGGGTGCTGAAGAGTCCTGGGATCGATCGTTTGTCATCATCGTCTCACTGAAACAAGAAGTCCGCCTACGGTCAAGATTTAGTATAGCGGTTCTCAGCAAATGCGAACTGCCGGTCTGAAAGCAATTCTCCGCAACCATCGTTAAAGCGCATAAAAATGGGAAAGCAGTTTGCTTTCCCATTCGCCAAGTTTGCGCGTAATATGCGCCAACTAATGTCCAACTGTGATTCCCCAGTGCACTCCCGGGCGATGGTGGTAATGGCGACGATGATGCCAATGTGGACCACAATAGGGATACGGTCCATAGTGATGCTCTTCGACGATCACACGCTCACGAACCGGCGGGGCCTGAGCCACTTCGATGGGCGGATTCTGCAGTGCATTGATTACCCGATCGCTAACGCCATTGTTTTTAAGGTAAATCAGATCGGGAGCGGCTGGAACTTGTGCCACCCCATGGCGACGAATATGCGTCGTAATGACATCGTCGCTTAGTCCTGCTTTACTCATCGCGATGACGTCGTCAAACGTCGTCTGCCCTTCCAATCGGCGGCCAAGTCGTTGCTGGAAAAGGGCTTGGTTCCGCGCCTCAACTTCATCCATATTAGCACCGACAGCTGAACCAGCGGTGGCACCGACCAGACCGCCAATAATTGCTCCCCCAGCCGTGTGACCGGAAGCACTTCCAATGGCAGCCCCGGCTAACGCGCCTGTTCCAGCACCCACCAGGCCTAGCTGGTCTTGGTGATACGGTGAACGACAGCCCAGCGAAGCCGCCGATAAGATCAATACAGATAAAATGAATGGCGCAACGATGCGCATGACTTCCTCCTTGAACGACAGCGTGTTTATTACGTATCGTCCAAGGCAATCGCCAGGCGCTACTCAAAAACACGTCGCGGAATCATGCCAACTTCAATCAATCGGGTCAATCCAGATTGCCAGCACGCTAGCACTCGCCATTAAGAAGACTTTTCGGCTTCGTATTGTGCCCATTTCCGAAATGCATTGTCTCGCTGCTCTTCGGCAGTGAAACCAATGGAGCGAATGCTATAGAGAAAATTGGGATCGTTCGTAATTCTCGGAAAACCATAATCCTTCGGGTCTTCCCCAGATAGATGCAGCACACCAACCAACGCGACATCACGGAGTTGGGTCTTGAATTGATCGCCTTGGACCGAGTGAAGAGAGACCTCGGTTTTATCGTCCAAATATTCCTTCAGTTGATCGATATCTTCTTTGCCTCCCAGCTTCGCAATCGCCAAGATTGCATACATCATTTGCTGATTGGCATTGATCGCACCAAACTGTCCGAAACCGTTTTGGTAAGCAGGACTCGCTCGTTGCTCCAGCATTTGCTTAGCCACGATCTTTCCACTGGAAATACCTTCCCGCAAACAAGTCGACAAAACGATAAACCGCATCTCATCGGTGAAACGCCCAGCTTCTAAATTCGTCTCCAACCATCGGTCGAAAACACTTAAGAGCGGGGCGCTCCTTTCTGGGTCTTGCAGCGATTCCGTCAGTTGCGGCGTCGCTACAAGCAACTTCATCTGCTCCATCGTCGTCGGTGTAATTCGAATTTCTTCGAACGATGTCGCATGCATGATCGCCGCAGCACTACCCTCCGTTACTTGCGACTGCCGTGGACCGTACATTTCTTCGCGCAGCTTATTGGCACGTTGAAACAAAAGATAGTCGATCAATTGCGGCTGTGTTTCGAGTGTCGCGATCGTATCCCACTCACTTTTCAGCATCTCTACGTAAAGCTTTCGCGTCGGCAGCCCATCGCCGTGACGCTTTTTAAACTGTTCCCACCCCATCAGTTGAACATTCTCGTCCATCGCGAGAAAGCGTTCAAAATTCTCTCTTCGAATGCTTCGGCTGAGCTGTTGATACAGCGTGGCTGCTCTGAGGCGGACCTCCAAATCAGGCGATCGACGAGCATCGTTTAGAAGAGGGAGAATATCTGCACCACGTTGCAGGATCTCGGCTTCCGCTTCTTCACGAACCGCGTACTCTTGTGCCCCTAAGTCGCTGACAAGCAATTCATTCGAGCGTGCTTCAGATTCCGAGTTGCCACCTGTTTGCGCTTCATCCGCGCAAACAAATCCCCCCATCAACAAACAAGCGGCAAGGGATACCCCAAGCCGAAAGCGGTGGCCGAGCGGTGGCAGCAACGATTTATCGGGCAAAGTGATAGGCTCCCAGCCTTTTGGGTGGAATGAGACAGGCAGGCTAACATCCATATTGTAGTGGTAGATCTAGTAATTCGTCCACGAATAGTTGCTCGAAATGGATAACATCGTCCCTAATCCCTGTCTCAAAAACAAGTTGTGCCGACTCTCTTAAGCGATTGTATTCCGTGTAACGTCTTTGACGAAGCAGTTTGAGACGCTGCAGGATCACCCCGGTTTCTACTGGCTTCGCTCGCATGAACAGGTTAGCATCGCCAATTATCCCATCTGATTATCGTGATGCGTCGAGGCAGATAATGAACTGGACTTGCTCTTCTCGGCACCTCCTTTGTGCTGTTTCTATCGTTTTTCTCTCCACACTATGCGTCGCAGCGGAAGAGAGTCGAACTTGGACCGATGCATCCGGAAAGTTCTCGGTCGAAGCAAAGCTGCTCGAATTTAAGAACGGAGAAGCCATCCTACTAACCAACGATGGGCGGAAGCTTACGCTACAGGCTGATGTTCTGAGCAACACGGATCAGGCCTATTTGGAAAACATGGCCGACAACCCTTTTTCAGGCGGCGAAAAAGTTTCCGATGAGCCAACCGGGCTTTTTGCAAAAAACTACGAAATCGCCGAATTACCAACGGTCGGTAAGCGAGTCTTGCTAGCCGAAACGCAATTGCCAGATCCGATGGAAATCAAAGAGAGCCTCCAACGTCCAACGTTCGAGGTATTCGCTCAAAAGATTTCTAAACAAGATGCCTACGCAAAGTGCTCGGCTCCCATACTGATCGATAGCTCTCCACCAAGATATGCCGTCTCGGAATGTCGTGAAGGGAATGCGGTCGCGCCTGACCAGTTCGGACGAATTTACCTGGTGGATCCGAAATCGACAAAAACTGAACTGGCAGTCGATCTACCAGGAACACTCATTTTATTAGATCACCACATCGAATCAGGAAGAACTTTGGCGATCGTCAACGTCGAAGGTTCCACCTTACGTGGCGGCGATTTGGTGCTGCTTGAAGGGGTCGCAGAGAGCCCCCCGAAAGGTGTTTCGAAATGGCACCTGCCGGGATGGAATCAACGTGGTTTTAAACCCAAAGTAGAGTTCGCCCGACTGCTGGATAAGGACCGCGCGATTGTCCAACTCAATCGCGACATGTACGTCTGGAACTTGGGTAACGGCAAGTGTGAATTTCTTTTCAGTGACTTAACTTCGACCGTTCCCGAGATCAGCCCGGATCGCAGATTGTTGATTCTACCTGGCCCCAGTTCTGCGTCACTTATCGATCTAACTACCGGCAAATCTCTTGGTGAGATCCCGATCGCCGCCAACTTGAAACCGGAAGGCAAGTTTTCTCCAGATGGAAAACAGCTTGTCCTCGTCTCTGGCAAGCAGTTTGTCGTTTGGGATCTTCCCAGCGGAGAATTCGCCCAACAAGGAAGCTTCGAAGGGGTACCAGGGAAGTTGTACGGTTGGGTCGCATCTGACTTGGTTCTCACACAACTTCAAGGAATTGTCGATGTAAAAAACAACGCCGTACTTTGGCGATACAGCCTTCCGAGCTCCGAAGGTATGCTGACCATGCCTGGCGGCATAATGTTAGTGAGCAATGATTATGCAACGCAATCCAAGACATTCTTCGCCCTCCCGGTTCCTCACCCGCCTGTCGTACAGATTCGCGATCAGTTAGAAGATGCTTCGGAAGATTCGCTTGCCATCGGGCCCGGCAGCGAAGTCGCCCTGTT is a window of Bremerella sp. TYQ1 DNA encoding:
- a CDS encoding SHD1 domain-containing protein, with the protein product MNWTCSSRHLLCAVSIVFLSTLCVAAEESRTWTDASGKFSVEAKLLEFKNGEAILLTNDGRKLTLQADVLSNTDQAYLENMADNPFSGGEKVSDEPTGLFAKNYEIAELPTVGKRVLLAETQLPDPMEIKESLQRPTFEVFAQKISKQDAYAKCSAPILIDSSPPRYAVSECREGNAVAPDQFGRIYLVDPKSTKTELAVDLPGTLILLDHHIESGRTLAIVNVEGSTLRGGDLVLLEGVAESPPKGVSKWHLPGWNQRGFKPKVEFARLLDKDRAIVQLNRDMYVWNLGNGKCEFLFSDLTSTVPEISPDRRLLILPGPSSASLIDLTTGKSLGEIPIAANLKPEGKFSPDGKQLVLVSGKQFVVWDLPSGEFAQQGSFEGVPGKLYGWVASDLVLTQLQGIVDVKNNAVLWRYSLPSSEGMLTMPGGIMLVSNDYATQSKTFFALPVPHPPVVQIRDQLEDASEDSLAIGPGSEVALLIEAGSEFDREEIRESLSIAAVRAGWKINPFSRTVLTATISYGSPIKLPIPVFNPRSERNPSPQSITPCLLGMKLKHDSDLIWSRSAESIGGASNPANKDAPIDEKFRTPDPEKIANTQLPTKILKQGFNQRAGRSSLRNGTWHDY
- a CDS encoding PQQ-binding-like beta-propeller repeat protein; translated protein: MMTNDRSQDSSAPDKEAAQTTSVHYFPPPRTWMLAGVFLLIGVVGFFGRILGDGPLAAAYDTIWFLRDPAICNLMALIGGFFFCFIPLMWFTFRSSWSGRVRFVPLTIIVIAVGAFFAVFKIQGVSGEMIPRFGYRFGKAPDQKLDAFSATETSDNDVAGLTVEEDPKAFPQFLGPDRNNRLPGPTIQTDWTKFPLEELWRIPIGAGWSGFAALDGRIYTMEQRDSEELVTCYDMKTGEPIWGSGVDARHYTVMGYVGPRCTPLLFDGKVYASGATGIFRCLNRQTGEVIWQHDLKEMFGVSPEVESANIAWGRANSPLGYELEDRKIVIIPAGGADVNDREAMASLVAFDAATGEKVWLGGHEQISYASPSVVQVDGKDQIVSINEANITGHDPSTGDELWALEWPGSSHGNATCSQVHSLGNNRFFVSKGYGQGARMFQVTANGDGFETAVLWDNSRVLKTKFTNVAIAGDDIFGLNDGILEKVKLEAKRPEWRERGFGHGQVLLVGNTLLVMGEEGELAAVDTESDEYQEFSRIKALSGIAPTWNPLCMYGDLLLVRNAEEAVCYRVPTKD
- a CDS encoding glycine zipper domain-containing protein gives rise to the protein MRIVAPFILSVLILSAASLGCRSPYHQDQLGLVGAGTGALAGAAIGSASGHTAGGAIIGGLVGATAGSAVGANMDEVEARNQALFQQRLGRRLEGQTTFDDVIAMSKAGLSDDVITTHIRRHGVAQVPAAPDLIYLKNNGVSDRVINALQNPPIEVAQAPPVRERVIVEEHHYGPYPYCGPHWHHRRHYHHRPGVHWGITVGH